One window of the Desulfobotulus mexicanus genome contains the following:
- a CDS encoding PilZ domain-containing protein, which produces MTDKPEKTLLPGTGIDVVFNLNSQYPLIRSAMLLDVSFSKQELIISQTIPTISRTASFEDIHVTTLMREKSGGKKRYGFKCRIKDFQKNYLLSDGSEPEVILLHHEKDIQEINIRSGYRISPGKNFPVFAKLLYNGKEYICGKDFSIRDLSVTGVGLVAPKNRDNDNTALLNLKNGTPIALGMVLSYPKGNRIAREKVVCAGKVARANPHYNKNAGVLGLHFIKMVSEGEESLMRFIHEAQLEEIRQLSRY; this is translated from the coding sequence ATGACGGACAAGCCTGAAAAAACTCTTCTGCCCGGCACAGGTATTGATGTCGTTTTTAATCTCAATTCCCAGTACCCTCTGATTCGGTCAGCCATGCTTCTGGATGTCTCTTTTTCAAAACAGGAGCTGATCATATCCCAAACCATACCAACTATTTCAAGAACAGCTTCATTTGAAGATATACATGTCACAACCCTGATGCGGGAAAAAAGCGGTGGGAAGAAACGGTATGGCTTCAAATGCCGGATCAAAGACTTTCAAAAAAACTATCTCCTTTCCGATGGCAGTGAGCCGGAAGTTATTCTTCTCCACCATGAAAAAGATATACAGGAAATCAATATACGCTCCGGTTACCGGATCTCACCGGGTAAAAATTTTCCTGTATTTGCAAAACTGCTCTACAATGGAAAAGAATATATTTGCGGAAAAGATTTTTCCATCAGGGATCTTTCCGTTACGGGAGTGGGCCTGGTGGCTCCCAAAAACAGAGATAACGACAATACAGCCCTTTTAAATCTTAAAAACGGCACCCCCATTGCTCTGGGCATGGTCCTCAGCTATCCCAAAGGAAACAGAATCGCCAGAGAAAAGGTAGTTTGTGCAGGTAAGGTTGCCAGAGCCAATCCCCATTATAATAAAAATGCCGGTGTCCTTGGTCTGCATTTTATAAAAATGGTATCTGAAGGAGAAGAATCTCTGATGCGCTTTATACATGAAGCCCAACTGGAGGAAATCCGGCAGCTCAGCAGATATTAA
- a CDS encoding MFS transporter: MGQCLKNDPAEYTFVAIALVDRIGRRPLLLAGALGQAVMLAIMAIIFATADKDPGMGLVLGPIAGTGALLAANAYIAFFAASWGPVVWVMLGEMFPNQCRGAALAICGLAGWSANFLVTMTFPILLSMFDLGITYMIYAAFGLVAWFFVRRFVQETKGRTLEEMTY; the protein is encoded by the coding sequence TTGGGTCAATGTCTCAAAAATGATCCTGCGGAGTATACCTTTGTTGCTATCGCCCTGGTGGACCGTATAGGACGGCGGCCCTTGCTTCTGGCCGGAGCTTTAGGTCAGGCTGTCATGCTGGCCATCATGGCCATAATTTTTGCTACTGCGGACAAGGATCCTGGCATGGGCCTTGTTCTTGGCCCAATTGCCGGAACAGGAGCCCTGCTGGCTGCCAACGCCTATATTGCATTTTTTGCGGCAAGCTGGGGGCCGGTGGTCTGGGTGATGTTGGGCGAGATGTTTCCCAACCAGTGCCGAGGTGCTGCTCTTGCCATATGCGGCCTTGCCGGATGGAGCGCCAACTTCCTAGTGACCATGACCTTTCCCATCCTGCTCTCTATGTTTGACCTGGGCATCACTTACATGATTTACGCAGCTTTCGGCCTGGTGGCCTGGTTCTTCGTCCGCAGGTTCGTGCAGGAAACTAAGGGAAGGACTCTGGAGGAAATGACCTATTGA
- a CDS encoding phosphatidylserine decarboxylase, producing MFFYLSRMKSILIFVCLVATLILASSSQASYQPNTVYLLDEKHEPITQQLIIMLEYNPELKGMLLRSIDMAKKINPDRATNPAQSLEDYYDFINWAAKAMPWTILPSAHSSSLYEQIDQSLNYFYFINDQPLPELKGKGYFNNSLQYHEPYRSWLILFTKQWGRYLGEEESWNEEYYKLALADDRFGLAKGWYEDPSNWKSFNDFFARYLKSPDQRPIALPGDASVVTAPADSRHQGEWKIDHDSNIVHHGGVVVKSSRLKSIPALLGEDNPYKNAFAKGTFTHIFLDVNDYHRYHFPVSGVIRHIGIIKQDNAAGGITYWDPEIGKYILESINPGWQNIQTRGVVIIDTEEYGLVAVIPVGMSQVSSVNFEESINPGDAVRKGDPLGYFLFGGSNIIFLFQSKVEFKLSVPKEACGTEYKHLLMGEEYGKLSPVK from the coding sequence ATGTTCTTTTACTTGTCTCGAATGAAGTCAATTTTGATTTTTGTTTGTTTAGTCGCAACGCTTATACTGGCTTCTTCCAGCCAGGCGAGCTATCAGCCGAATACAGTCTATTTGCTCGACGAAAAACACGAACCGATCACGCAGCAGCTTATCATTATGCTGGAGTATAATCCGGAATTAAAAGGTATGCTTCTTCGCTCAATTGACATGGCTAAAAAGATCAATCCTGATAGAGCTACCAATCCTGCCCAGAGCCTTGAGGATTACTATGATTTTATTAATTGGGCTGCAAAAGCAATGCCCTGGACAATTTTACCAAGCGCTCATTCCTCGAGCCTGTATGAGCAAATTGACCAAAGTCTGAATTATTTTTATTTCATTAATGATCAACCGCTTCCCGAGTTGAAGGGCAAGGGGTATTTTAACAATTCATTGCAATACCATGAACCGTATCGAAGCTGGCTTATTCTTTTCACCAAACAATGGGGACGCTATCTGGGTGAGGAAGAGTCCTGGAATGAGGAATACTACAAGCTGGCACTGGCCGACGACCGATTCGGTCTGGCAAAAGGGTGGTATGAGGATCCCTCGAATTGGAAAAGCTTTAATGATTTTTTCGCAAGGTATCTGAAGTCGCCTGATCAGCGGCCCATTGCTTTGCCCGGGGATGCAAGTGTAGTCACCGCCCCGGCCGATTCAAGGCATCAGGGGGAGTGGAAGATCGACCATGACTCGAACATTGTTCATCATGGGGGAGTGGTGGTCAAATCAAGTCGCCTGAAGTCCATACCGGCTCTTCTTGGTGAGGATAATCCTTACAAGAATGCTTTTGCCAAAGGTACCTTCACGCATATTTTTCTTGATGTGAACGATTATCACCGTTATCACTTTCCAGTCAGCGGAGTTATCAGGCATATTGGCATTATAAAGCAGGATAACGCAGCAGGCGGCATTACATACTGGGATCCGGAGATTGGCAAGTATATTCTTGAGTCAATAAACCCGGGATGGCAGAATATTCAGACCCGTGGGGTCGTGATCATTGACACTGAGGAATACGGACTTGTAGCAGTTATTCCGGTTGGAATGTCGCAGGTGTCTTCAGTTAATTTTGAAGAGAGCATCAATCCGGGAGATGCTGTCAGAAAAGGCGACCCGCTTGGCTATTTTCTTTTCGGTGGTTCAAATATCATTTTTTTGTTTCAAAGCAAAGTGGAATTCAAATTGTCCGTTCCCAAAGAAGCATGTGGTACTGAATATAAACATCTTTTAATGGGCGAAGAATATGGAAAACTATCGCCTGTAAAATAA
- the glsA gene encoding glutaminase A: MKDTSCFITSPVLRRMAVVLAFLLFSAYPAWARPLVNSDIFVQVLQEAHALFAEDTEGVNADYIPELAKIPSELFGLALVTVDGRVFVAGDADYVFSIQSVSKPFTAALVLQEYDAPEILVERIGVEPTGLPFNSVLAVELHASRSVNPLVNAGAMAAVSLVPAEDKTERFLKIKQFYEAMAGQKLKVIKEVYRSEAATNQSNRAIANLLKKYGRIYADPEEALDVYTRQCAIGVSARVLAMMGATLANGGVNPISKKQVLEARYVPKVLALMLTAGFYDESGRWAYEVGLPAKTGVGGGIVAVVPGEMAVAAFSPRLNQAGNSVRAMRAIEYVSQRLGLGLFQ; this comes from the coding sequence ATGAAAGACACCTCGTGCTTCATCACATCGCCCGTCCTCCGCAGAATGGCCGTTGTTCTTGCATTCTTGCTCTTTTCAGCGTACCCGGCCTGGGCTCGCCCCTTAGTTAATTCTGACATCTTCGTGCAGGTTCTTCAGGAAGCCCACGCCCTGTTTGCGGAAGATACCGAGGGGGTCAATGCCGACTATATCCCCGAGCTTGCCAAGATACCTTCAGAGCTGTTCGGTCTGGCTTTGGTCACGGTGGACGGCCGGGTTTTCGTGGCCGGGGATGCGGACTATGTATTTTCCATCCAGTCCGTTTCCAAGCCTTTTACTGCGGCATTGGTTCTTCAGGAATACGATGCCCCGGAAATCCTCGTGGAAAGGATCGGGGTCGAGCCGACTGGCCTGCCCTTCAACTCCGTCCTGGCCGTAGAGCTGCACGCCTCCCGTTCCGTGAACCCCCTTGTCAATGCCGGAGCCATGGCAGCGGTCAGCCTCGTGCCTGCCGAAGACAAGACGGAGCGTTTTTTGAAAATCAAGCAATTCTATGAGGCCATGGCTGGCCAGAAACTGAAAGTGATCAAGGAGGTCTACCGTTCCGAAGCTGCCACGAACCAGAGCAACCGGGCCATTGCCAATCTCCTGAAAAAATACGGCCGGATTTACGCCGATCCGGAAGAGGCCCTGGATGTCTACACCCGGCAATGCGCCATAGGGGTTTCGGCACGCGTCCTGGCTATGATGGGCGCGACCCTGGCCAATGGCGGGGTCAACCCCATCAGCAAGAAGCAGGTCCTGGAAGCACGGTATGTTCCCAAGGTTCTGGCCCTCATGCTGACCGCCGGATTCTATGATGAATCCGGGCGATGGGCCTATGAAGTGGGCCTGCCGGCCAAGACCGGGGTCGGCGGCGGGATCGTGGCCGTGGTTCCAGGTGAAATGGCCGTGGCCGCATTTTCACCCCGCCTGAACCAGGCTGGCAACAGTGTCCGGGCCATGCGGGCCATCGAGTATGTCAGCCAGCGCCTGGGGCTGGGCTTATTTCAGTGA
- a CDS encoding twin-arginine translocation signal domain-containing protein: protein MGRRTFLKFAAVGALAGSIQVIPGYL from the coding sequence ATGGGCCGCAGAACATTTTTGAAGTTCGCCGCAGTCGGGGCGCTGGCCGGAAGTATTCAGGTCATTCCGGGGTACTTATGA
- a CDS encoding amidohydrolase family protein, with protein sequence MIDFLDIMDRYGVQRAAVFGIPLQQEWNMHMDESRPLYYLNTDGRLYYYSAVDAFIARQYLALSTEQQKRFDPMICGFKPSDGNAVEHIVNMLQIYPGVFSGIGEFTVFKEVVSAKTYGKAVTFNEPALDRIFALAGKVGLVVNIHSDIDAMSPDPSLGGRPRYFDSFLALVKRHPDTTVIWAHTGLGRFVRPSAEHLQLLRMALDGSPNLNMDISWSVLAETITSSKESLSSWSALLSDYPDRFLFGTDAVSPSSEKYGRELSMYDELWKKLPEKVALKVRWQNHKRIFDKANERVRSWEQKYIRELSPEINWPWAAEPAADLLVPVEVGDSCL encoded by the coding sequence ATGATAGATTTTTTAGATATCATGGACCGTTACGGTGTTCAGAGGGCTGCCGTTTTCGGTATTCCTTTACAGCAGGAGTGGAACATGCATATGGACGAGAGCCGTCCTCTTTATTATCTGAACACAGATGGCCGTCTATATTATTACAGTGCTGTAGATGCCTTTATTGCCCGCCAGTATCTGGCACTGAGTACAGAACAGCAGAAAAGATTTGATCCCATGATATGCGGTTTTAAGCCCTCAGATGGCAATGCTGTGGAGCATATAGTGAATATGCTGCAGATCTACCCTGGAGTCTTTAGTGGTATAGGTGAGTTCACTGTTTTCAAGGAGGTTGTCTCTGCAAAAACCTATGGTAAGGCAGTAACTTTCAATGAGCCTGCCCTGGACAGAATTTTTGCCCTTGCTGGCAAGGTCGGCTTGGTGGTTAATATTCACAGTGATATTGATGCCATGTCGCCGGATCCCTCCCTTGGAGGGCGTCCCAGATATTTTGACAGCTTTCTTGCCCTGGTAAAACGACATCCTGATACAACGGTTATCTGGGCACATACTGGTCTTGGCCGTTTTGTCAGGCCATCAGCAGAGCATCTTCAGCTGCTGCGCATGGCACTTGATGGAAGCCCTAATCTTAATATGGATATCTCCTGGTCTGTGCTGGCAGAAACAATTACTTCCAGCAAAGAAAGCCTTTCTTCCTGGTCTGCTCTGCTTTCTGATTATCCCGACAGATTTCTTTTTGGTACGGATGCTGTATCTCCCTCAAGTGAAAAGTATGGCAGAGAGCTTTCCATGTATGATGAATTGTGGAAGAAGCTGCCTGAAAAAGTTGCTCTGAAGGTGCGCTGGCAGAATCACAAAAGAATTTTTGATAAGGCAAATGAGCGGGTTCGCAGCTGGGAACAGAAATATATAAGGGAGCTGAGTCCTGAAATTAACTGGCCCTGGGCTGCAGAGCCTGCTGCTGATCTTTTGGTACCGGTCGAGGTAGGTGATTCCTGCCTGTAA
- a CDS encoding HesA/MoeB/ThiF family protein — translation MMNPEEWILRESDKGYLSFEKQIQMEKRFGLSRREAEKFVLEMGLMPERYIRNPWDANAQKKLLNSTLAIVGCGALGSALLEQLLRLGAGVLKVMDPDVFAPSNLNRQMLLKESDLGRPKVEVAARRAADVNPALDLIPVQDIFCERTAGEFLDGVDLVLDALDNIPDRIFLEKACGARGITLIHGAISGWAGQVAVCRPGEELLSGVYGRAETHGGKAAGNPVFGVAVTAGLQVSLGCRVLMGEKTGTGPWFLDFSGPEWVNMEIF, via the coding sequence ATGATGAATCCTGAAGAGTGGATTCTCCGGGAGTCGGACAAGGGGTATTTATCCTTTGAAAAGCAGATTCAGATGGAAAAGAGATTCGGCCTTTCCCGCAGAGAAGCTGAAAAATTTGTTCTGGAGATGGGGCTGATGCCGGAGCGGTATATCCGCAACCCCTGGGATGCCAATGCCCAGAAGAAACTTTTGAATTCCACCCTTGCCATTGTGGGCTGTGGTGCTTTGGGATCGGCATTGCTGGAACAATTGCTGCGCCTTGGTGCGGGTGTTCTTAAGGTGATGGATCCGGATGTATTTGCACCTTCCAACCTGAACCGCCAGATGCTTCTCAAAGAATCGGATCTTGGGCGACCCAAGGTCGAGGTGGCGGCCCGGAGGGCGGCAGATGTCAATCCCGCCTTAGATCTGATACCTGTACAGGATATTTTCTGCGAAAGGACGGCCGGAGAATTTCTTGATGGAGTGGATCTGGTTCTGGATGCTCTGGATAATATTCCTGATCGTATTTTCCTTGAAAAAGCCTGTGGTGCAAGGGGGATTACACTGATCCACGGAGCCATATCCGGCTGGGCCGGACAGGTGGCGGTCTGCAGGCCGGGAGAGGAACTGCTTTCGGGCGTATACGGAAGGGCTGAAACCCATGGAGGCAAAGCAGCGGGAAATCCTGTTTTTGGCGTGGCTGTAACGGCAGGGCTTCAGGTGAGTCTCGGTTGCAGGGTGTTGATGGGGGAAAAAACAGGTACGGGACCATGGTTTCTGGATTTTTCCGGGCCGGAATGGGTGAATATGGAGATTTTTTGA
- the codB gene encoding cytosine permease, which translates to MDHKRPDHNDADYSLERVPASARRGFWPIFVIMLGFTYFSASMSVGAGMGNGLDFKGFLWAIIIGGMILGAYTGILAYIGSSTGLSLDLLAQRSFGSFGSYLPSALISFTQIGWFGVGVAMFAIPTAELLGINPLILLVLAGTLMTASAYFGIKGLELVSSISVPLITVLGIYSMVTATVHGGGLTAVFGRSSGDLTIIAGVGMVIGSFVSGGTATPNFVRFARTRKLAVITTVMAFFIGNTLMFAFGAVGGAFTGMDDIFYVMIAQGLAIPAILVLGANIWTTNDNALYTSGLGLSNITKIRKRPMVLIAGTIGTATSMWLYFNFIGWLSFLNATLPPVGAIIALDFFMHRENYTENSSFNQTVNWGAVIAVIAGALTGNFLDFGISALNAMGVAIICYFVADKIIWPKDRTFD; encoded by the coding sequence ATGGACCATAAGAGACCAGATCATAATGATGCCGATTATTCTCTCGAAAGGGTACCGGCCAGCGCCCGCAGGGGCTTTTGGCCGATCTTTGTAATCATGCTCGGCTTTACCTATTTCTCTGCGAGTATGAGTGTGGGTGCAGGCATGGGAAATGGTCTTGATTTCAAGGGATTTCTCTGGGCTATTATAATTGGGGGAATGATCCTCGGAGCTTATACCGGTATCCTGGCCTATATTGGAAGCAGCACGGGCTTGAGCCTGGATCTGCTTGCGCAAAGATCCTTTGGATCCTTTGGGTCTTACCTGCCATCGGCACTTATAAGTTTTACACAAATAGGCTGGTTTGGTGTTGGGGTTGCCATGTTTGCCATTCCTACGGCAGAACTTCTTGGAATCAATCCTCTTATTCTTCTTGTGCTGGCAGGCACACTCATGACTGCATCTGCTTATTTCGGAATAAAAGGACTTGAGCTGGTCAGCTCCATTTCAGTCCCCCTTATAACAGTTCTTGGTATTTATTCCATGGTGACAGCCACTGTGCATGGAGGTGGCCTGACGGCTGTCTTTGGCCGCTCTTCAGGGGATCTTACAATTATTGCAGGTGTCGGTATGGTTATTGGTTCCTTTGTGAGCGGAGGAACGGCCACTCCCAATTTTGTCCGCTTTGCCCGGACACGAAAATTAGCAGTTATTACAACTGTTATGGCCTTTTTTATCGGCAATACCCTGATGTTTGCTTTCGGAGCTGTCGGAGGAGCCTTCACGGGAATGGATGATATCTTTTATGTGATGATTGCACAGGGTCTTGCCATACCTGCTATTCTGGTGTTGGGGGCAAATATCTGGACCACCAATGATAATGCCCTGTATACATCAGGTCTGGGACTTTCAAATATAACGAAGATACGCAAGCGTCCCATGGTTCTTATTGCAGGCACTATTGGTACAGCAACATCAATGTGGCTCTATTTCAACTTCATAGGCTGGCTCAGCTTTCTCAATGCAACACTTCCTCCAGTGGGAGCAATTATTGCTCTGGACTTTTTTATGCATCGTGAAAACTACACTGAGAACAGCTCTTTTAACCAGACAGTCAACTGGGGTGCTGTCATAGCTGTGATTGCAGGAGCCCTGACAGGGAATTTTCTTGATTTCGGAATCTCTGCTCTTAACGCCATGGGGGTTGCCATTATCTGTTATTTTGTTGCGGATAAGATTATCTGGCCTAAGGACCGTACTTTTGATTAG
- a CDS encoding aldehyde ferredoxin oxidoreductase family protein — protein MSDRILRIDMTSGSTVFEAVPEAWAGLGGRGLTSAIVAAEVPPTCHPLGKNNKLVFAPGLLSGTRAANSGRLSAGAKSPLTGTIKESNAGGTSARMLALMGIKAIIIEGMPEEKKLFGIHLTHDSVRIVETDMIGAGNFSVVEKLSGEEGGKAGVISIGPAGEMAMPSANISVKDPQGRVRSLGRGGLGAVMGSKGIKYLSIDPSDAPGISYADENAFKEASKVFAKALTEHPVSGEGLPTYGTNVLLNVLHEAGGLPTRNFRTGSFDGHEGISGETMHARIEERGGEGRVRHSCHPGCVIQCSQVYPDKNGKVKASGFEYESVWAMGANCGIDDLDALAEADHMLDDIGMDTIEFGVTMGVAMEAGILSFGDAAGMLRILKEEVAKGSPLGRLVGAGAECLGKAYGMRRVPTVKGQSIPAYDPRSVKGMGITYATSTMGADHTAGYTVTSNILNVGGMVDPLKKEGQVELSRNLQIATAAIDSTGLCLFVAFPVLDIPESFNAIVDMLNARFGLSLTGDDVSALGTSILKTEREFNRKAGFTEAADRLPEFFSEETLPPHNTIWDFSDAEVDAFWEF, from the coding sequence ATGTCTGATCGTATCCTGCGCATTGACATGACTTCCGGATCCACTGTTTTTGAAGCCGTACCCGAAGCGTGGGCAGGTCTTGGGGGCAGGGGGCTTACCTCTGCCATTGTAGCTGCTGAAGTGCCTCCGACCTGCCATCCTTTAGGTAAAAACAACAAGCTCGTCTTTGCCCCCGGTCTTCTATCCGGAACCAGGGCGGCCAACTCAGGCCGTCTTTCCGCAGGAGCAAAAAGCCCTTTAACCGGAACCATCAAAGAGAGCAATGCAGGTGGTACTTCTGCGCGCATGCTTGCCCTTATGGGTATTAAAGCCATTATTATTGAAGGAATGCCGGAAGAAAAAAAACTCTTTGGTATCCATCTTACCCATGACAGTGTCCGAATTGTGGAAACGGATATGATTGGCGCCGGAAACTTCAGTGTAGTGGAAAAGCTTTCCGGGGAAGAAGGCGGCAAGGCCGGTGTTATTTCCATAGGTCCTGCCGGTGAAATGGCCATGCCTTCTGCCAATATTTCCGTGAAAGACCCCCAGGGTCGTGTGCGGAGTCTGGGCCGTGGTGGCCTTGGTGCTGTGATGGGTTCCAAGGGTATTAAATATTTAAGTATAGATCCTTCTGATGCTCCGGGTATCAGCTATGCCGATGAAAATGCTTTCAAGGAAGCTTCAAAGGTATTTGCCAAGGCTTTGACTGAACACCCTGTCAGTGGTGAGGGGCTTCCCACCTATGGTACAAATGTTCTTCTCAATGTCCTCCATGAAGCCGGCGGTCTCCCAACCCGGAATTTCCGTACGGGTAGTTTTGATGGACATGAAGGGATCTCCGGTGAAACCATGCATGCCCGCATTGAGGAAAGGGGTGGAGAGGGCAGGGTGCGCCACTCCTGTCATCCCGGTTGCGTGATCCAGTGCTCTCAGGTGTATCCCGATAAAAACGGCAAGGTAAAAGCCAGCGGTTTTGAATATGAGAGCGTTTGGGCCATGGGAGCCAACTGCGGTATTGATGATCTGGACGCCCTTGCCGAAGCGGATCATATGCTCGATGATATAGGTATGGATACCATAGAGTTTGGCGTCACCATGGGAGTTGCCATGGAAGCAGGCATTCTGTCCTTTGGGGATGCTGCAGGCATGCTGCGGATTCTCAAAGAAGAGGTGGCAAAGGGCAGCCCCCTCGGCCGTCTTGTGGGTGCAGGTGCCGAATGCCTTGGCAAGGCCTATGGAATGCGAAGGGTTCCCACGGTTAAGGGGCAGTCTATTCCTGCCTATGATCCCAGATCCGTCAAGGGAATGGGTATTACCTATGCCACTTCCACAATGGGTGCGGATCATACGGCCGGTTACACCGTTACTTCCAACATTCTGAATGTGGGTGGCATGGTGGATCCCCTTAAAAAAGAGGGGCAGGTGGAGTTGTCACGCAACCTGCAGATTGCCACGGCAGCCATCGATTCCACAGGACTTTGTCTGTTTGTGGCTTTCCCCGTTCTGGATATTCCGGAATCTTTCAATGCCATTGTGGATATGCTCAATGCCCGTTTCGGACTTTCTCTGACGGGGGATGATGTGTCAGCCCTTGGCACTTCCATTCTTAAAACCGAAAGGGAATTCAACCGCAAGGCCGGATTTACCGAGGCAGCTGACAGGCTTCCTGAGTTTTTCAGTGAAGAAACCCTGCCGCCCCATAATACTATCTGGGATTTCAGTGATGCTGAAGTGGATGCATTCTGGGAATTCTGA
- a CDS encoding MoaD/ThiS family protein, protein MEIGVRLFAGFRKDRFRESAMAWEAGMTPRSIAGLLRIPMEEVGIIFVNGRHADPDLPLLAGDVLSLFPVVGGG, encoded by the coding sequence ATGGAAATAGGTGTCCGGCTTTTTGCAGGTTTCCGTAAAGACCGTTTCCGGGAAAGTGCCATGGCCTGGGAGGCGGGGATGACTCCCCGGAGTATTGCGGGTCTTTTGAGGATTCCCATGGAAGAGGTGGGTATTATTTTTGTCAATGGTCGCCATGCGGATCCGGATCTGCCACTGCTGGCAGGGGATGTGCTTTCACTTTTTCCAGTGGTGGGTGGTGGATGA
- a CDS encoding aromatic amino acid transport family protein translates to MNSETERKIRVEERSLPWILTLFGTAVGAGILYLPLEAGISGVWAMIILSIFILPIIYYSHNSVISLLIVERANLDYTGVVAHFLGRFSGLLVVAVFFITFYAVLLSYLLGLNANLGAYFVHIGISESNWAKGPFLSLAILFVFAFIQMIDKKIVLAVMSFLSSVIIILLFAISIYLIPFWNLSSFFLVPEPMGFARDLLKILPILVLSFVFFPTISSMIRSFRGHDGWIKDDTLLKLQTIVLKTSVLLLFFVLFFVYSCLFSLKPEEFAFAIAENLNALTILSFKDGISPILVNIGVIVGIAALATSFIGVFFAVKESGAEILKKALPFFKKDEKKDNLTKKKQDLFLHLFIYLSIFMVPCFS, encoded by the coding sequence ATGAATTCTGAAACTGAAAGAAAGATTAGGGTGGAAGAGAGATCTTTGCCATGGATTCTTACTCTGTTTGGCACTGCTGTAGGTGCTGGTATTTTATATCTTCCTCTGGAAGCTGGGATATCGGGAGTATGGGCCATGATTATTTTATCCATTTTCATCCTGCCGATTATTTACTATTCTCACAATTCAGTTATCAGTCTTCTAATAGTTGAAAGAGCAAATCTGGATTATACTGGTGTGGTGGCACATTTTCTTGGTCGTTTTTCAGGTCTTTTGGTGGTGGCAGTATTTTTTATTACCTTTTATGCGGTTCTTCTGTCCTATCTCCTTGGGCTTAATGCCAATCTTGGAGCCTATTTTGTTCACATTGGTATAAGTGAGTCAAACTGGGCCAAAGGACCTTTTCTTAGCCTTGCAATATTATTTGTTTTTGCCTTTATTCAGATGATAGATAAAAAGATCGTACTTGCTGTGATGAGTTTTCTTTCATCGGTCATTATCATTTTACTTTTTGCCATTTCCATTTATCTGATTCCTTTCTGGAATCTTTCTAGTTTTTTCTTGGTACCTGAACCAATGGGTTTTGCAAGGGATCTTTTAAAAATACTGCCCATTCTTGTTTTATCCTTTGTCTTTTTTCCAACCATATCTTCTATGATAAGATCATTTCGTGGGCATGATGGCTGGATTAAGGATGATACTCTTTTAAAACTTCAAACCATAGTTTTAAAAACTTCAGTTCTTCTTCTCTTTTTTGTACTGTTTTTTGTATACTCCTGTCTTTTTTCTCTGAAGCCTGAAGAATTTGCCTTTGCCATAGCTGAAAACCTGAATGCCCTGACCATTTTAAGTTTCAAGGATGGAATTTCGCCCATACTTGTTAATATCGGTGTAATAGTTGGAATTGCTGCCCTGGCAACATCTTTTATCGGAGTATTTTTTGCTGTTAAGGAATCAGGTGCAGAAATTCTGAAAAAAGCACTGCCATTTTTTAAAAAGGATGAAAAGAAAGATAATCTAACAAAAAAAAAGCAGGATCTTTTTCTGCATTTATTTATTTATTTATCTATCTTTATGGTTCCTTGCTTTTCTTAA
- a CDS encoding PilZ domain-containing protein — MTDSPEKLFSPGRGIDVVFNLNSLSPLVRASIIYDATYTKNELIIAQTTPRILPNTSFDEMHVTTLVIGEKREKKRLGLKCKISGISRDYALSKDTKEEAVFIEYMGKISEVNIRSAFRMSPGKNYSIFAKIILKDREYTFGKDFSILDLSITGIGIVVPKKTADRANPLLKTETGTTFTLGMALKHSEDEKVIIEKVACIASIARINTHFNENAALVGLQFLKMKPESEEILSRFIHHAQLDQIRQLNRYQS, encoded by the coding sequence ATGACGGACAGCCCCGAAAAACTATTTTCTCCGGGAAGGGGAATTGATGTAGTTTTCAACCTCAACTCCCTTTCGCCTCTGGTCCGGGCGTCCATCATTTATGATGCCACCTATACAAAAAATGAACTCATCATAGCCCAGACCACACCACGTATCCTGCCCAATACCTCCTTTGATGAAATGCATGTGACCACCCTCGTGATTGGGGAAAAAAGAGAAAAAAAACGACTTGGTCTCAAATGCAAAATTTCAGGTATCAGCAGAGACTACGCCCTTTCCAAGGACACTAAGGAAGAGGCTGTTTTTATAGAGTATATGGGCAAGATAAGCGAAGTCAATATCCGATCTGCCTTTCGCATGTCTCCGGGTAAAAATTACTCCATTTTTGCAAAAATAATTTTAAAAGATAGAGAATACACCTTTGGAAAGGATTTTTCCATTCTCGACCTTTCCATTACAGGCATAGGCATTGTGGTACCCAAAAAAACCGCTGACCGGGCCAATCCACTGCTGAAGACTGAAACAGGTACAACGTTTACTTTGGGGATGGCCCTCAAACATTCCGAAGACGAAAAAGTGATAATTGAAAAAGTTGCATGTATCGCTTCAATTGCCAGGATCAATACCCATTTCAACGAAAATGCAGCCCTTGTCGGCCTTCAGTTTCTGAAAATGAAACCAGAAAGTGAAGAGATCTTAAGCCGCTTCATCCACCATGCCCAGCTGGACCAGATCCGTCAGCTCAATCGTTATCAAAGCTGA